From the genome of Psychroserpens ponticola, one region includes:
- a CDS encoding ATP-binding protein — MINKRLLIKNLLAHNDENSFYDKKRKIDITHKEGKAKFLKHICALSNSNPKNNAYIVIGVEDEDNKIIGVNFFDDSKIQNLINAYLSNPPIVQYENIPFPHLPDNKVVGLVTIRAINEITSLRKNIWKYYGGSVFFRDGSMSMPKVFDIEIKDVNSKIVSEIESHAQNNIQYTLDGVFDFLNERKDFNPQYKVFKEYFVLCWSGHEKTVKNKIYYSRVDIELINEQVRLFFSTLDEVSITFNDNSFQIIEYVSLGLQNSFKYYELEKTIIHFEDNAQYNIETKLLFKPPQFDKKVLHHIYNSNNTLLEKLKKGLSLNKNEMIDLRNLPATYLICYLNLFHEAIDKLNEAKPYLKNYSQTIYNSYQEVTRILRKVKYS, encoded by the coding sequence ATGATTAACAAACGTCTATTAATTAAAAATTTATTGGCTCATAATGATGAGAATAGTTTTTATGATAAAAAACGAAAAATAGACATTACTCATAAAGAAGGTAAAGCAAAATTTTTAAAGCACATTTGCGCGCTTTCAAATAGCAATCCAAAAAATAACGCTTACATTGTTATTGGAGTTGAAGACGAGGACAATAAAATTATTGGTGTCAATTTTTTTGACGATAGTAAAATTCAGAATCTCATCAATGCTTATTTAAGCAATCCTCCAATTGTTCAATATGAAAACATTCCTTTTCCGCACTTACCAGATAATAAAGTTGTAGGTCTAGTCACCATTCGAGCTATTAATGAAATCACTTCTCTTCGAAAAAATATTTGGAAATATTATGGTGGCTCTGTATTTTTTAGAGATGGAAGCATGAGCATGCCTAAAGTATTTGATATTGAAATTAAAGATGTGAACTCAAAAATTGTTTCTGAAATTGAATCACATGCTCAAAATAATATTCAGTACACACTTGATGGTGTTTTTGATTTTTTAAATGAGCGGAAAGATTTTAACCCTCAGTACAAAGTGTTTAAAGAATATTTTGTGTTGTGTTGGTCTGGACATGAAAAAACAGTTAAAAACAAAATCTATTACTCTAGAGTTGACATTGAATTGATTAATGAACAAGTCCGTTTGTTTTTTTCCACATTAGATGAAGTTAGTATCACTTTTAATGACAATTCTTTTCAAATTATTGAATATGTGAGTCTCGGACTTCAAAACTCTTTTAAATATTATGAATTAGAAAAAACTATAATTCATTTTGAAGACAATGCGCAATATAACATTGAAACCAAACTCTTATTCAAACCTCCTCAATTTGATAAAAAGGTATTGCATCATATTTATAATTCTAATAATACTTTATTAGAGAAACTCAAAAAAGGCTTATCCTTGAACAAAAATGAAATGATAGATTTGAGAAACCTCCCAGCAACTTATCTTATTTGCTATCTTAATTTATTTCACGAAGCCATTGATAAACTTAATGAAGCAAAACCCTATTTAAAAAACTATAGTCAAACAATTTACAATTCGTATCAGGAAGTAACTCGAATTTTAAGGAAAGTAAAATACAGTTAA
- a CDS encoding aldo/keto reductase, translated as MKYSRLIAGTMTWGSWGKQYKKADMMCLMHHCLENNITTFDHADIYGGYTTEAEFGNAFTESGINRETIQLISKCGIQYMSDNRQNSVKHYDYSKDYIIWSAETSLKHLKTDYLDLFLLHRPSPLMQPDDISEAITILKQQGKIKNFGVSNFTPSQVELISNAVDISVNQIEFSLTQHSAIHNGSLDQMLLKQIIPMAWSPLGSVFREDNEQTRRIHKQLGALTDVYNATEDQLLLAWILKHPAKIHPVIGTTNKKRITDAKKAENIELKLEDWFKILVATQGHKVP; from the coding sequence GTGAAATATTCTCGATTAATTGCAGGTACCATGACTTGGGGAAGTTGGGGAAAACAATATAAAAAAGCAGATATGATGTGTTTAATGCATCATTGTCTTGAAAACAACATAACAACATTTGATCATGCAGATATTTATGGTGGTTATACAACCGAAGCCGAATTTGGGAATGCATTTACTGAAAGTGGTATAAATCGTGAAACCATACAACTTATTTCTAAATGTGGCATTCAATATATGAGTGATAACAGGCAAAATTCTGTTAAGCATTATGATTATAGCAAAGACTACATCATTTGGTCTGCAGAAACATCTTTAAAACATTTAAAAACAGATTATTTAGATCTCTTTTTACTACATAGACCAAGCCCATTAATGCAACCTGATGACATTTCTGAAGCGATAACAATTTTGAAACAACAAGGTAAAATCAAAAATTTTGGAGTGTCTAATTTTACACCTTCTCAAGTTGAATTGATTTCAAACGCTGTAGACATTTCAGTAAATCAAATTGAATTTTCTTTAACACAACATTCAGCGATACACAATGGTTCTTTAGACCAAATGCTGCTGAAACAAATTATTCCAATGGCTTGGTCACCTTTAGGAAGTGTTTTTAGAGAAGACAACGAACAAACCAGACGCATCCATAAACAATTAGGAGCACTAACTGACGTTTATAATGCTACTGAAGATCAATTGTTATTAGCTTGGATTTTAAAACATCCTGCTAAGATTCACCCTGTGATTGGCACTACTAATAAAAAAAGAATTACAGATGCTAAAAAAGCAGAAAACATAGAGCTAAAACTCGAAGATTGGTTTAAAATATTAGTGGCAACCCAAGGTCATAAAGTTCCATAA
- a CDS encoding DUF4382 domain-containing protein — protein sequence MTFFYNSKTLLISLLAIVLFTSCTKEEDSSPIENSLVNVKLTGTQTQLSRLNLEILDVQLRVLEDETDPNAWLSLNAINTGIHDLTDFTDNQVLTLVDFEQVPAEFIYNIKLVLGSDNSVVKNNIEYVVDIESEYDNASVNILERQLVENKLYEFTIELNIDDSVQFSSQNEVKLNPKMNTLMRLYNLF from the coding sequence ATGACCTTTTTCTACAATTCAAAAACCTTATTAATTAGTTTATTAGCAATAGTATTATTTACTAGTTGCACTAAGGAAGAAGATTCTTCACCAATAGAAAACAGTTTAGTTAATGTTAAGCTTACAGGCACTCAAACACAATTAAGTAGACTTAATCTTGAAATATTAGATGTTCAGTTAAGAGTTTTAGAAGATGAAACAGATCCAAATGCATGGTTAAGTTTAAACGCAATTAATACTGGAATCCATGATTTAACAGATTTTACTGACAATCAAGTGTTAACATTAGTTGATTTCGAACAAGTGCCAGCTGAATTCATATATAATATAAAATTAGTTTTAGGGAGTGATAACTCAGTCGTAAAGAATAATATTGAGTATGTTGTTGATATAGAGTCTGAATATGATAATGCATCGGTCAATATCCTTGAAAGACAGTTAGTTGAAAATAAACTTTATGAGTTTACTATTGAGTTAAATATAGACGATTCTGTACAATTTTCGTCTCAAAACGAAGTGAAA